The following are encoded in a window of Cygnus atratus isolate AKBS03 ecotype Queensland, Australia chromosome 20, CAtr_DNAZoo_HiC_assembly, whole genome shotgun sequence genomic DNA:
- the DNAJC30 gene encoding dnaJ homolog subfamily C member 30, mitochondrial, giving the protein MEPAALGRLRRLLLAAPGTGPAPGRAGHRGCGEASGPRRDLYEVLGVPPTATQAQIKTAYYEQSFRYHPDRNAGSAAAAERFAAVSEAYLVLGSAALRRKYDRGVLSREDVRGAPKPSGRPPAPKPPPARAAASGSRRGPVPPPFDFDAFYRAHYGEQLERERALRARREQLRLRREEAAAQGRFRLVSDLSVGLLFFLGVVLLYGLKLQRAPSASMTCRCCA; this is encoded by the exons ATGGAGCCGGCGGCGCTCGGTCGCCTGCGACGCCTCCTGCTCGCCGCGCCGGGCACCGGCCCGGcgccgggccgcgccgggcACCGGGGATGCGGCGAGGCCTCGGGTCCGCGCCGCGACCTGTACGAGGTGCTGGGCGTCCCGCCCACGGCGACGCAGGCGCAGATCAAGACGGCGTACTACGAGCAGTCGTTCCGGTACCACCCCGACCGCAACgcgggcagcgctgccgccGCCGAGCGCTTCGCCGCCGTCAGCGAGGCCTACCTGGTGCTGGGCAGCGCCGCGCTGCGCCGCAAGTACGACCGCGGCGTCCTCAGCCGCGAGGACGTGCGCGGCGCCCCCAAGCCCTcgggccgcccgcccgcccccaagcccccgcccgcccgcgccgccgcctccggCTCCCGCCGCGGGCCCGTCCCGCCGCCCTTCGACTTCGACGCCTTCTACCGCGCGCACTACGGGGAGCAGCTGGAGCGGGAGCGGGCGCTGCGGGCGCGGCGGGAGCAGCTGCGCCTCCGCCGGGAGGAGGCCGCGGCCCAAGGCCGCTTCCGACTCGTCTCTGACCTCTCGGTTGGGCTCCTCTTTTTCTTGGGCGTTGTCCTGCTCTACGGCCTCAA GTTGCAGCGTGCCCCTTCTGCCAGTATGACCTGCAGATGTTGTGCCTGA